One segment of Leeia aquatica DNA contains the following:
- a CDS encoding tetratricopeptide repeat protein, translating into MLALTRRIVTGLTLTLLAQPILATPYPAHDLSALLQAPKAGQPARFDLARFDAIVSDLYPHAQNYPPSFDSPEDLARARREYQQLSQMLDTLLQHPARDLLQRSALLHNMGAIMDVPGAAQRALQRYPQWIAADAANPLAHYSYGRFLADIGQADQARPVLEKAKTLGSEHAPFTLGLVYQQLGNTPQALANLKAWQARHPDDAHVKKIINAIEKGTLTFHFKPSASATTP; encoded by the coding sequence ATGCTTGCACTGACCCGGCGCATCGTTACCGGCCTGACACTGACGCTACTCGCTCAACCGATACTGGCCACCCCCTACCCGGCGCACGACCTTAGCGCGTTACTGCAGGCCCCCAAGGCGGGTCAGCCCGCCCGCTTTGACCTTGCCCGCTTTGATGCCATCGTGTCGGACCTGTACCCCCACGCGCAGAACTACCCGCCCAGCTTTGACAGCCCAGAGGATCTGGCCCGTGCCAGACGGGAATACCAGCAGCTGAGCCAGATGCTGGATACCTTGCTGCAACACCCTGCCCGCGATTTACTGCAGCGTAGCGCCCTGTTGCACAATATGGGAGCCATCATGGATGTGCCCGGCGCGGCACAACGCGCCCTGCAGCGTTACCCGCAGTGGATCGCCGCAGATGCAGCCAATCCGCTGGCGCACTACAGTTATGGCCGCTTTCTGGCCGACATCGGGCAAGCGGATCAAGCCCGGCCCGTACTGGAGAAGGCCAAAACACTGGGCAGCGAGCATGCCCCCTTCACCCTGGGGCTGGTCTACCAGCAACTGGGCAACACACCACAAGCGCTCGCCAACCTGAAAGCCTGGCAAGCCCGCCACCCGGATGACGCCCATGTGAAGAAAATCATCAACGCCATTGAGAAAGGCACCCTGACCTTTCACTTCAAGCCCAGCGCCTCAGCCACCACCCCCTAA
- a CDS encoding YciI family protein, with amino-acid sequence MPQFLYQVRPTRLAMLTEGPTEQESAILGRHFAYLEQLLAQGVLLMAGRTLTEDARTFGIAILEAESEAAALRWMQDDPAVAEGVMRAELFPYRVALWADAGPPR; translated from the coding sequence ATGCCGCAATTTCTCTACCAAGTCCGCCCGACACGGCTGGCGATGCTGACCGAGGGGCCGACCGAGCAAGAGTCCGCCATTCTGGGGCGACACTTTGCTTATCTGGAACAGCTGCTGGCGCAAGGCGTGCTGCTGATGGCCGGGCGCACCCTCACCGAAGATGCACGCACCTTTGGCATCGCCATTCTGGAAGCCGAGTCCGAAGCCGCGGCCCTGCGCTGGATGCAGGATGACCCTGCAGTGGCGGAGGGGGTGATGCGGGCGGAGCTGTTCCCTTATCGCGTAGCCCTGTGGGCTGATGCGGGGCCACCGCGCTGA
- a CDS encoding LysE family translocator, with protein MMQDLYVLAGILAALAIGAVSPGPSFVMVARESVSVSRGNGLAAAFGMGLGGLLMSSAAMLGLTMVLLAVPLLYLVLKVIGGLYLCYLGYRIFRGASAALADAGGGARQAHSASRSFWMAFTTQISNPKTAIVYASVFATFLPGKVSLLLALLVLLGGWMIEVGWYATVALLLSAPAPRRTYLRFKTALDRAAGTVMMALGVRLVSSAIKP; from the coding sequence ATGATGCAAGACCTGTACGTATTGGCGGGTATTCTGGCTGCTTTGGCGATTGGTGCCGTCAGCCCCGGCCCCAGCTTTGTGATGGTGGCACGCGAGTCTGTCTCCGTATCACGCGGCAATGGTCTGGCCGCCGCCTTCGGGATGGGCTTGGGCGGGCTGCTCATGTCCTCTGCGGCCATGCTGGGTTTGACAATGGTGCTGCTGGCGGTGCCGCTGCTGTATCTGGTGCTGAAAGTGATCGGTGGCTTGTACCTGTGTTATCTGGGCTACCGTATCTTTCGCGGTGCTTCTGCCGCATTGGCGGATGCCGGGGGCGGAGCCCGGCAGGCCCACTCGGCATCCCGTTCCTTCTGGATGGCGTTTACGACCCAGATCAGCAACCCCAAAACCGCCATCGTTTACGCCAGTGTGTTCGCCACCTTCCTGCCCGGGAAGGTGTCCCTGCTGCTCGCCTTGCTGGTGCTGCTGGGGGGCTGGATGATTGAAGTTGGCTGGTATGCCACGGTGGCCTTGCTGCTGTCCGCCCCGGCCCCGCGCCGCACCTATCTGCGCTTCAAGACGGCGCTGGATCGGGCAGCGGGTACCGTGATGATGGCGCTAGGTGTGCGCCTGGTCAGCAGCGCCATCAAGCCCTGA
- a CDS encoding phosphoglycolate phosphatase: protein MIRAVAFDLDGTLIDSLQDLAAAANQMRSQLGLPALPAERVGSYVGDGAAVLVARTLQDNPAAQPDDSPQQATARAAFHQAYLTGLSQHTRCYPGIRALLDHLQQQGHPLALVTNKPLAFTTPLLHGLDLHRYFTLVLGGDSLPEKKPSALPLLHVAQALDCPPAQLLMVGDSRNDLLAARAASCPMLWVDWGYGDPADAAEASGVVSTAEEVGLWVGEQVGLDVL from the coding sequence ATGATACGTGCCGTAGCCTTTGATCTGGACGGCACGCTGATCGACTCGCTGCAAGACCTCGCTGCGGCTGCCAACCAGATGCGCAGCCAGCTGGGCCTGCCCGCCCTGCCCGCCGAGCGGGTAGGCAGCTATGTGGGCGACGGTGCCGCCGTGCTGGTGGCCCGCACCCTGCAGGACAACCCCGCAGCCCAGCCGGACGACAGCCCACAGCAAGCCACCGCCCGCGCCGCCTTTCACCAGGCCTATCTGACGGGGCTCAGCCAGCACACCCGTTGCTACCCCGGCATCCGCGCGCTGCTGGACCACCTGCAGCAACAAGGCCACCCGCTGGCACTGGTCACCAACAAACCACTCGCCTTCACCACCCCGCTGCTGCATGGGCTGGACCTGCACCGCTACTTCACGCTGGTGCTGGGGGGCGACTCGCTGCCCGAGAAAAAGCCCTCCGCGCTGCCGCTGCTGCACGTCGCCCAGGCACTGGACTGCCCACCCGCCCAACTGCTGATGGTCGGCGACTCCCGCAACGACCTGCTGGCCGCCCGCGCCGCCAGCTGCCCCATGCTCTGGGTCGACTGGGGCTACGGCGACCCGGCAGACGCGGCAGAGGCCAGTGGCGTGGTGTCGACGGCGGAGGAGGTTGGGCTGTGGGTGGGAGAACAAGTTGGTTTGGATGTGCTGTAG
- a CDS encoding SDR family NAD(P)-dependent oxidoreductase — MKRFIITGHSSGLGEALARRLLAPEHEVIGLARRRNAALDDVSRAAALPLQQHELDLSEVSTLDECFTDLLAGLEWDGITDVYLVNNAGTVQPIAVPGRQDPDEVVAALQLNLIAPVLLSNALLRHTEALPVQRHILHISSGAGRKPYSGWSVYCAGKSGLDHYTRSVGQDQPARLQMASLAPGIIDTDMQQQIRDSDPDDFPLRPQFLHYYHHGELSSADSVAVRIADFLLSGSMGCGDILDLRDMEP; from the coding sequence ATGAAGCGCTTTATCATCACCGGCCACAGCAGCGGGCTGGGCGAGGCGCTGGCCCGCCGCCTGCTGGCCCCGGAGCATGAGGTGATTGGCCTCGCCCGGCGGCGCAATGCGGCGCTGGACGATGTCTCCCGCGCGGCGGCGCTGCCCCTGCAGCAGCACGAGCTGGACCTGAGCGAGGTGAGCACGCTGGACGAGTGCTTTACCGACCTGCTGGCCGGGCTGGAGTGGGACGGCATCACCGATGTCTATCTGGTCAACAACGCCGGCACCGTACAGCCGATTGCCGTACCGGGACGCCAAGACCCGGATGAGGTGGTGGCCGCGCTGCAGCTGAACCTGATCGCCCCGGTGCTGCTGAGCAATGCCCTGCTGCGCCATACCGAAGCGCTGCCGGTACAGCGCCACATCCTGCACATCTCGTCTGGCGCCGGGCGCAAGCCCTACTCCGGCTGGAGTGTCTACTGCGCAGGCAAAAGCGGGCTGGACCACTACACCCGCAGCGTGGGGCAGGACCAGCCCGCGCGGCTGCAGATGGCCTCGCTCGCGCCTGGCATCATCGACACCGACATGCAGCAGCAGATTCGGGATAGCGACCCGGACGACTTTCCGCTGCGCCCGCAATTCCTGCACTACTACCATCACGGCGAGCTGAGCAGTGCCGACAGCGTGGCGGTGCGCATTGCCGATTTTCTGCTCTCCGGCAGCATGGGCTGCGGCGACATCCTCGACCTGCGGGACATGGAGCCATGA
- a CDS encoding alpha/beta fold hydrolase — protein MIAAAQDETRSLTEAQELVERIPQARLTVIEHSGHLIPLEQPEALGRLIRQWLDDMEIARDTHDPNH, from the coding sequence GTGATTGCGGCTGCACAAGACGAGACCCGCTCTCTCACGGAAGCACAGGAGCTGGTCGAGCGCATCCCGCAGGCCCGGCTGACGGTGATTGAACACAGCGGCCACCTGATTCCACTGGAGCAGCCGGAGGCGCTGGGGCGGCTGATCCGGCAATGGTTGGATGACATGGAAATTGCCAGGGACACACATGACCCTAACCACTGA
- a CDS encoding contact-dependent growth inhibition system immunity protein: MPNPNHKRRKQLTQTLTQLERQEWGPAQSSSSLTVSCHQLRHKPLGQMTVEDLRILIGQDIGLPYLMPLALDTLQNDPLAKGQHYPGDLLCAVLRASSAFYQKYPAYRLAVRELAALACHAVQWLEEWEQSSTQKVLNEALRAFDASGQAI; the protein is encoded by the coding sequence TTGCCTAACCCCAATCACAAGCGGCGGAAGCAACTTACGCAGACCCTGACCCAGCTGGAGAGGCAGGAATGGGGTCCGGCTCAGTCGAGTTCCAGTCTGACCGTCTCCTGCCATCAACTGCGCCACAAGCCATTGGGGCAGATGACGGTGGAAGACCTGCGGATATTGATCGGGCAGGACATCGGGCTGCCTTACCTGATGCCACTGGCGCTGGACACCCTCCAGAATGACCCACTGGCAAAAGGGCAGCACTACCCGGGCGACCTGCTGTGCGCTGTACTCCGTGCATCCTCTGCGTTTTACCAAAAATATCCGGCTTATCGCCTCGCGGTACGCGAGCTGGCAGCGCTGGCATGTCATGCGGTGCAATGGCTGGAGGAGTGGGAGCAATCCTCCACGCAAAAAGTGCTGAACGAGGCGCTCAGGGCGTTTGATGCCTCCGGCCAAGCGATATGA
- a CDS encoding DUF4393 domain-containing protein has product MQDDPLKAARDSVSLVSEVIKAAGESTQVKEAASNLGQTAVTLTQAINNALLPLAAINFACNKARTYFSGKFQQDIAEKTAAIPPEHIIEPKASIAGPTLQGLAFTHEEPNLKEMYLSLLATSMDGRAASVAHPAFVEIIKQLDSEDARLVRNVLQSEDAVPIVQIRRINANSTFSILVPHIFDLKNTAGIRVENPMTSAMIDNWIRLGLVEIRYDVWLDEPFSYSWVELRPEYIRFAGSSLVDKEEVTYQRGGLMRTELGKRFAAAVGLLS; this is encoded by the coding sequence ATGCAAGATGATCCGCTTAAGGCCGCCAGAGACAGTGTTTCACTCGTGTCCGAGGTTATCAAAGCAGCGGGTGAGAGTACGCAGGTAAAGGAGGCCGCAAGTAATCTTGGGCAAACGGCGGTAACGCTTACGCAAGCCATCAACAACGCGCTGCTTCCCCTGGCAGCAATCAATTTTGCTTGTAACAAGGCCAGAACCTACTTCTCTGGCAAGTTTCAACAGGACATTGCGGAGAAGACAGCGGCCATCCCGCCAGAGCACATCATAGAGCCAAAGGCATCCATCGCTGGCCCGACACTCCAAGGCCTCGCGTTTACGCACGAGGAGCCGAACCTCAAAGAGATGTACCTGAGCCTGCTGGCAACCTCAATGGACGGCAGGGCCGCATCAGTGGCTCATCCGGCATTCGTGGAGATCATCAAGCAGCTTGACAGTGAAGACGCGAGGCTAGTTCGGAATGTTCTTCAATCTGAAGATGCGGTTCCGATTGTTCAGATACGCCGCATAAATGCGAACAGTACTTTTAGCATCCTTGTACCACACATCTTTGATCTGAAAAATACGGCTGGCATCCGCGTGGAAAATCCAATGACTTCAGCAATGATTGATAACTGGATTCGTCTTGGCTTGGTAGAAATTAGGTACGACGTATGGTTGGACGAACCTTTTAGTTATTCGTGGGTTGAGCTACGACCAGAGTACATTCGATTTGCCGGATCTTCACTGGTGGACAAGGAAGAAGTGACGTATCAAAGGGGAGGGCTGATGCGTACCGAATTGGGCAAGCGGTTTGCAGCAGCTGTTGGCTTGTTGTCATAA
- the apaG gene encoding Co2+/Mg2+ efflux protein ApaG, giving the protein MADDSSYAIEVTVRPEYLEDQSDPAQDRYLFAYYITIRNVGSVGAKLISRHWVITDGHMKVEEVRGAGVVGEQPHLDPGQSFEYNSGCALATPVGTMHGSYQMLADDGTHFEAEIASFTLSIPRTLH; this is encoded by the coding sequence ATGGCCGACGATTCCAGCTACGCCATCGAAGTCACAGTCCGCCCGGAATACCTGGAAGACCAGTCCGATCCCGCGCAGGACCGCTACCTTTTCGCCTACTACATCACCATTCGTAATGTCGGCAGCGTCGGCGCCAAGCTGATCTCCCGCCACTGGGTGATCACCGACGGCCACATGAAGGTGGAAGAAGTACGCGGCGCAGGCGTGGTCGGCGAGCAACCCCACCTCGACCCCGGCCAGAGCTTTGAATACAACAGCGGCTGCGCACTGGCCACCCCGGTCGGCACCATGCACGGCAGCTACCAGATGCTCGCCGACGACGGCACCCACTTCGAAGCCGAAATCGCCAGCTTCACCTTGAGCATACCGCGTACTTTGCATTGA
- a CDS encoding CbrC family protein, protein MSDQLPQFRYHPDPIASGVISLNNATCICCGYARGYVYGGPLYTAQDVEGSVCPWCIANGEAAARLNASFVADYPLLQSGLPSDIVEEVCSRTPGYYSWQQEEWLSHCGDACEFHGDASVEDIRSASITTKAHWMANYQLSEDDWVSATKDYQPGGHSAFYKFVCRHCGQVSFGWDLP, encoded by the coding sequence ATGTCCGATCAACTACCCCAATTCCGCTACCATCCTGATCCAATTGCGTCAGGCGTCATCTCATTGAACAACGCGACATGTATCTGCTGCGGGTACGCTCGAGGCTATGTCTATGGTGGGCCACTCTACACGGCACAAGATGTCGAAGGGTCGGTATGCCCCTGGTGCATTGCAAATGGTGAGGCAGCCGCCCGGCTAAATGCATCATTTGTGGCTGACTACCCACTGCTGCAGTCAGGCCTTCCATCAGACATCGTTGAGGAAGTTTGCTCAAGAACACCGGGCTACTATTCATGGCAACAGGAGGAGTGGCTCTCGCATTGTGGTGATGCCTGCGAATTTCATGGGGATGCCAGCGTGGAGGATATTCGGTCAGCCTCTATTACCACTAAAGCACATTGGATGGCAAACTATCAGCTAAGTGAAGACGACTGGGTGAGTGCTACTAAAGACTATCAGCCCGGTGGTCACTCAGCGTTCTACAAATTTGTTTGTCGCCACTGTGGTCAGGTGTCATTCGGTTGGGACTTGCCCTAG
- the rpe gene encoding ribulose-phosphate 3-epimerase: MTDFRIAPSILSANLARLGEEVVNVVEAGADLIHFDVMDHHYVPNLTFGPVVCEAIRPLTTALIDVHLMVKPVDAMIPAFAKAGANIITFHPEASEHIDRTLALIRDHGCQAGLVFNPATPLHYLDHVMDRLDMVLLMSVNPGFGGQSFIPETLNKLRQARTRIDRWREQTGRNIWLEIDGGVKIDNIAEIAAAGADTFVAGSAIYGTSDYRATIAAMRAELAKVAA; encoded by the coding sequence ATGACCGACTTCCGCATTGCCCCCAGCATCCTCTCTGCCAACCTGGCCCGTCTGGGCGAGGAAGTGGTCAACGTGGTGGAGGCAGGCGCCGACCTGATCCACTTCGACGTGATGGATCATCACTATGTGCCAAACCTGACCTTCGGCCCGGTGGTGTGTGAGGCCATCCGCCCGCTGACCACGGCGCTGATCGATGTGCACCTGATGGTGAAGCCGGTGGATGCAATGATCCCGGCCTTTGCCAAGGCGGGTGCCAACATCATTACCTTCCACCCGGAAGCAAGCGAGCATATCGACCGCACGCTGGCGCTGATCCGCGATCACGGCTGTCAGGCCGGGCTGGTGTTCAACCCGGCCACCCCGCTGCACTATCTGGACCATGTGATGGACCGGCTGGACATGGTGCTGCTGATGAGCGTGAACCCCGGCTTTGGCGGGCAATCTTTCATTCCGGAAACGCTGAACAAGCTGCGGCAGGCACGCACCCGCATCGACCGCTGGCGCGAGCAGACCGGCCGCAATATCTGGCTGGAGATCGACGGCGGCGTGAAGATCGACAATATTGCCGAGATTGCCGCCGCCGGGGCCGATACCTTTGTGGCCGGGTCAGCCATCTATGGCACCAGCGATTACCGCGCCACCATTGCCGCCATGCGGGCCGAGCTGGCCAAGGTGGCGGCATGA
- a CDS encoding SDR family NAD(P)-dependent oxidoreductase, producing the protein MTAVLAGKVAVVMGGTSGIGLATAQRLIAAGAQVVITGRDAAKGAQAQAGLGPMAAYLPCDVSQAESVTACFQTLASRYGRLDCAVNVAAIPFNPALLHHTSDADARALLASDVMGPYLCMKQEIALMLTGGGGTIVNVSSINGMSGVASAALYSAGRHAILGLTRSAALEYISQQIRINAVCPGAVDTPRRQQRVAHLSPAAQAEAAAQTAQAIPIGRVAEAAEVAEAIYWLCSPASSYVVGQALAVDGGLSA; encoded by the coding sequence ATGACAGCAGTTCTGGCAGGAAAAGTGGCGGTGGTGATGGGTGGTACCTCCGGCATTGGCTTGGCTACCGCGCAGCGCTTGATCGCAGCCGGTGCGCAGGTGGTGATCACCGGGCGCGACGCTGCCAAGGGGGCACAAGCCCAGGCCGGGCTGGGGCCGATGGCCGCTTATTTGCCCTGCGATGTGTCGCAGGCGGAATCTGTGACCGCCTGTTTTCAGACACTGGCGTCGCGCTATGGTCGACTGGATTGTGCGGTGAATGTGGCGGCCATTCCGTTCAACCCTGCCCTGCTGCACCACACATCTGATGCAGATGCCCGCGCCCTGCTGGCCAGCGACGTGATGGGCCCCTACCTGTGCATGAAGCAGGAGATTGCGTTGATGCTGACTGGGGGTGGTGGCACCATTGTCAATGTGTCTTCTATTAACGGCATGTCTGGCGTGGCCTCTGCCGCGCTCTATAGCGCGGGGCGGCATGCGATTCTGGGGCTGACCCGCTCGGCGGCGCTGGAATACATCAGCCAGCAGATTCGCATCAACGCGGTCTGCCCCGGTGCGGTGGATACGCCGAGGCGGCAGCAACGGGTGGCGCACCTGTCGCCCGCCGCCCAGGCCGAGGCAGCAGCACAGACGGCGCAAGCCATCCCGATCGGGCGCGTGGCGGAGGCTGCCGAGGTGGCGGAGGCCATTTACTGGCTGTGCTCTCCCGCATCATCCTATGTGGTGGGGCAAGCACTGGCCGTGGATGGTGGCTTGTCCGCCTGA
- a CDS encoding porin, whose translation MKKTYLSAVIMGLASVGALADSGNVTISGKVEGGLHIEHAVGGVTQNKIDDAGSELNFSGSEDLGNGMKAIWQVNSDLRIDGSSGAGTLASGDTFVGLAGNFGALKIGKGINAFGDGYFKGGWYVYDRGLDYDSVSSGSNKGAVKYEFPAMGGFTAALSWAAGEDKTTTARATDAWAMSANYAGSNWGVHFGYNAQKNASSGRNSNTNLAAKITPVDNFTIGAEYNLGRLAGSSVKQKSFGLYADYQTGRLHFRGLVIRTKNHSNVDGKNNRVWGLGMSYDLSKRTAFFAEYKREKINTNSEASRDLFIGLSHSF comes from the coding sequence ATGAAGAAAACGTACCTCAGTGCAGTGATCATGGGCCTGGCATCGGTGGGCGCTCTGGCGGACTCAGGCAATGTCACCATCTCCGGCAAGGTAGAAGGTGGCTTGCACATTGAGCACGCGGTGGGTGGTGTTACTCAGAACAAGATCGACGATGCCGGCTCCGAGCTCAACTTCAGCGGCAGCGAAGACCTCGGTAATGGCATGAAGGCCATCTGGCAGGTGAACAGCGACCTGCGCATTGATGGCTCCTCCGGCGCCGGTACCCTGGCCTCAGGGGATACCTTCGTCGGGCTGGCCGGTAACTTTGGCGCGCTGAAGATCGGCAAGGGCATCAATGCCTTTGGTGACGGTTACTTCAAGGGTGGCTGGTATGTGTACGACCGTGGTCTGGACTACGACAGTGTGTCTTCCGGCAGCAACAAGGGCGCAGTGAAGTATGAGTTTCCGGCGATGGGGGGCTTCACCGCCGCCCTGAGCTGGGCGGCAGGTGAGGACAAGACCACCACCGCGCGGGCCACCGATGCCTGGGCCATGAGCGCCAACTATGCAGGCAGCAACTGGGGCGTGCATTTCGGCTACAACGCCCAGAAGAACGCCAGCTCAGGCCGCAACAGCAATACCAACCTCGCCGCCAAGATCACCCCGGTGGACAACTTCACCATTGGGGCCGAGTACAACCTGGGCCGCCTGGCGGGCAGCAGCGTCAAGCAGAAGAGCTTTGGCCTGTATGCCGACTATCAAACGGGTCGCCTGCACTTTCGCGGGCTGGTGATCCGCACCAAAAACCACAGCAATGTGGATGGCAAGAACAACCGCGTGTGGGGGCTGGGCATGAGCTATGACCTCTCCAAGCGCACGGCTTTCTTTGCCGAATACAAGCGTGAAAAGATCAACACCAACAGCGAAGCCTCGCGTGACCTGTTCATTGGTCTGTCGCACAGCTTCTAA
- a CDS encoding GNAT family N-acetyltransferase has protein sequence MLTYRLATEADIPAMSRIRLSVTENVLSRPDRITHDMYVDHLERLGRSWVCEQSQHIIGFASACVTDHSIWALFVHPTQEGQGAGQHLLALACDWLFTQGAPVIRLSTTPGTRADRFYQAQGWQRDGTTADGEICYLRLR, from the coding sequence ATGCTGACCTACCGCCTTGCCACTGAGGCTGACATCCCGGCCATGTCCCGCATTCGCCTGTCTGTGACCGAGAACGTGCTGTCGCGGCCTGACCGTATTACGCATGACATGTATGTGGATCATCTGGAACGTCTGGGGCGCAGCTGGGTCTGCGAGCAGTCACAGCACATCATCGGCTTCGCCAGCGCCTGCGTGACGGACCACAGCATCTGGGCCCTGTTTGTCCACCCGACGCAAGAGGGGCAAGGGGCGGGCCAGCACTTGCTGGCGCTGGCCTGTGACTGGCTGTTTACCCAGGGCGCGCCAGTGATCCGCCTCAGCACCACCCCAGGCACCCGCGCCGACCGTTTCTATCAGGCACAAGGCTGGCAACGGGATGGCACCACGGCAGACGGTGAAATCTGCTACCTGCGCCTGCGCTGA